The following nucleotide sequence is from Pseudobutyrivibrio ruminis HUN009.
GAAAGGTTAGTAACATCATCTACGATACCGATTGTGAAACGGCTCTTTGGAGCATCCTTCTCGAGTTCCTTGTATACAGCGAATACTGATGAAGGTGGAGTATCCTTAGAACCAAGACCGTATCTACCACCGCAGATAACGATGTCGTTAAGACCTGCTTCACGAAGTGTTGTAGCAACATCAAGGTAAAGTGGATCTGCAAGAGCACCTGGCTCTTTTGTTCTATCAAGGATAGCGATCTTCTTAACTGTCTTAGGAAGTGCTGAAAGGAATGCCTCTGAAGACCATGGTCTGTAAAGACGTACCTTAAGTACACCAACCTTCTCTCCGTGTGCGTTTAAGTAATCGATAACTTCTTCTGCAACGTCGTTGATAGAACCCATAGCGATGATGATTCTGTCAGCGTCAGCAGCACCATAGTAGTTGAAAAGCTTGTAATCTGTACCAAGCTTTGCATTTACCTTGTCCATGTACTTCTGAACAACTGCTGGGAAGTTATCATAAGCTGTGTTGCAAGCTTCTCTATGCTGGAAGAAAACGTCTCCGTTTTCGTGTGAACCACGCATTGTAGGATGCTCTGGATTAAGTGCGCGAGCTCTGAACTCTGCGATTGCATCCATGTTAACCATTTCTTTAAGATCTGCATAATCCCACTTTTCAATCTTCTGAATCTCGTGAGATGTACGGAAACCATCAAAGAAGTTAAGTACTGGAACATGTCCCTCGATAGCTGCAAGGTGAGCTACTGGAGCAAGATCCATAACTTCCTGTGGATTTGTCTCGCATAACATAGCGAAACCTGTCTGACGACAAGCATAAACATCGGAATGATCACCAAAGATGTTAAGTGACTGTGTAGCAACTGTACGAGCTGATACATCGAATACACAAGGAAGCTGCTCTGCAGCGATCTTGTACATATTAGGGATCATAAGAAGAAGTCCCTGTGAAGCTGTGAATGTAGTTGTGAGTGCACCTGCACCAAGTGAACCGTGAACGGCACCTGCGGCACCTGCCTCAGACTCCATTTCTACAACCTTTACTTGATTTCCAAAAATGTTTTCAAGGCCTGCTGCTGACCACTGATCAACAAAGTCGGCCATTGGGCTGGATGGTGTGATAGGGTAAATAGCAGCGACGTCTGTAAACGCATAAGCAACGTGTGCTGCAGCCTGGTTACCATCCATAGACTGTTTTGCTCTTGGCATTTTTAAATCCTCCTTATTATATAGGACATTTTATAGTTACTAGGATTGGAGAATATAACACCGGCCCCAACCCCACAATGTCGTAAGTTTATGATAGAACTAATGAAAATTTTTTTCAACAGAACAAAGTATCATTTCTGTTTATTTTAGAGTACAAAATTGTAAATTTTTTTTGTTTTCGCCCTCACAGGCGGACATTTGTCTTTCACAGAGTTACATGTCAAAAAAACTTTCTTCCAATAGCAAAAAATCAGCATATTTATTCAAATAATTTTATTGACTAACGGAACTTTGTTAAATATAATTTTAAAAAATTTATGTTCATTAAAGAAAGAGAGGTTGTTTTATGGCATCGATTATTGGTGATGGCATTACTTTCGACGACGTCTTACTGGTTCCTCAGTATTCGGAAGTAACTCCAAATCTTATTGATCTTCACACTAACTTAACTAAAAAAATTAAACTCAACATCCCTATGATGAGTGCTGCTATGGATACTGTTACAGAATCCCGCATGGCAATCGCCATGGCACGTCAGGGTGGTATCGGTATCATCCACAAGAATATGTCTATCGAAGCTCAGGCTGAAGAAGTAGACAGAGTTAAGCGTTCTGAGAACGGCGTTATCACTGACCCATTCTTCTTAGGACCAGACAACACACTTGCTGAAGCAAACGAACTTATGGGTAAGTTCAGAATCTCAGGTGTACCTATCACAAAGGAAGACGGCACACTTATCGGTATCATCACCAATCGTGACCTTAAATTCGAAACTGACTTTTCTAAAAAAATTAGCGAATCAATGACTTCAGAAGGTCTTATCACTGCAAAGGAAGGTATCTCTTTAGAAGAGGCAAAGGAAATTCTTGCAAAGTCTCGTAAAGAAAAGCTTCCTATCGTAGACGAAAACTTCAAGCTCAAGGGACTTATCACAATTAAAGATATTGAGAAGCAGATTAAATATCCAAACGCTGCAAAGGATGACCAGGGTCGTCTTCTCTGTGGTGCTGGTGTTGGAATCACTGGAAATATGATGGAACGTGTTGAAGCCTTAGTTAACGCTCAGGTTGACGTTATCGTAATGGATTCAGCTCACGGTCACTCAAAGAACATTATCGATGCTGTAAAGAAAGTTAAGGCTGCTTACCCTAATCTTCAGGTTATTGCAGGAAATATTGCTACTGGCGATGCTACTCGCGCTCTTATTGAGGCCGGTGCAGACGCCGTTAAGGTTGGTATTGGACCTGGTTCAATCTGTACAACACGTGTTGTTGCAGGTATTGGTGTTCCACAGATTTCTGCAATCATGGAATGCTACGAAGTTGCAAGGGAATACGGTATTCCAATCATCGCTGATGGTGGTATCAAGTACTCAGGTGATATGACAAAGGCTCTCGCTGCTGGTGGTTCAGTATGTATGATGGGTTCAATGTTTGCAGGATGTGATGAAGCTCCTGGTTCTTTCGAGCTCTTCCAGGGTCGTAAGTACAAGGTATACCGTGGTATGGGTTCTCTTGCAGCTATGGAAAACGGTTCAAAGGATCGTTACTTCCAGGAAGGTGCTAAGAAGCTTGTTCCTGAAGGAGTTGAAGGACGTGTTGCTTACAAGGGAAGCCTTGAAGACGTTATCTTCCAGCTCGTCGGTGGTATCCGTTCAGGTATGGGTTACTGTGGTTGCCCTACTATCCCAGAGCTTCAGGAACGTGGAAAATTCGTTAAGATTTCCGCTGCTTCACTTAAGGAGTCTCATCCACATGATATTCACATCACAAAGGAAGCTCCTAACTACTCAGTAGAAGGCTAATTAAAGTATTACGAAAGCCCCTAGTTACGGCTACAAGCCTGATGAATTCTACGCTCGGCGACATGCCTCGCTTTAGAATTATCAGAGCTTGATGCCTACTAGGGGCTTTCTTAGTTTCTGTATGATTTTCTAC
It contains:
- the guaB gene encoding IMP dehydrogenase encodes the protein MASIIGDGITFDDVLLVPQYSEVTPNLIDLHTNLTKKIKLNIPMMSAAMDTVTESRMAIAMARQGGIGIIHKNMSIEAQAEEVDRVKRSENGVITDPFFLGPDNTLAEANELMGKFRISGVPITKEDGTLIGIITNRDLKFETDFSKKISESMTSEGLITAKEGISLEEAKEILAKSRKEKLPIVDENFKLKGLITIKDIEKQIKYPNAAKDDQGRLLCGAGVGITGNMMERVEALVNAQVDVIVMDSAHGHSKNIIDAVKKVKAAYPNLQVIAGNIATGDATRALIEAGADAVKVGIGPGSICTTRVVAGIGVPQISAIMECYEVAREYGIPIIADGGIKYSGDMTKALAAGGSVCMMGSMFAGCDEAPGSFELFQGRKYKVYRGMGSLAAMENGSKDRYFQEGAKKLVPEGVEGRVAYKGSLEDVIFQLVGGIRSGMGYCGCPTIPELQERGKFVKISAASLKESHPHDIHITKEAPNYSVEG